The following are encoded in a window of Arctopsyche grandis isolate Sample6627 chromosome 4, ASM5162203v2, whole genome shotgun sequence genomic DNA:
- the Vps4 gene encoding vacuolar protein sorting 4, which produces MAAGTTLQKAIDLVTRATEEDRKKNYEEARKLYEHGVEYFLHAIKYEAQGDRAKESIRAKCLQYLDRAEKLKEHLKKDQQKKPVKEGGDSKKGDSDSDSDDPEKKKLQSKLEGAIIVEKPHVKWSDVAGLEGAKEALKEAVILPIKFPHLFTGKRIPWKGILLFGPPGTGKSYLAKAVATEANNSTFFSVSSSDLVSKWLGESEKLVKNLFELARQHKPSIIFIDEVDSLCSSRSDNESESARRIKTEFLVQMQGVGNDNDGILVLGATNIPWVLDAAIRRRFEKRIYIALPEEHARLIMFKLHLGNTAHQLTDQDLKVLAERSDGYSGADISIVVRDALMQPVRKVQMATHFKKITGPSPTDHSVIVDDLFTPCSPGDSEAIEMTWVDVPGDKLYEPPVTMSDMQRSLATSKPTVNDEDMVKLDKFKEDFGQEG; this is translated from the coding sequence ATGGCAGCTGGCACTACGCTGCAGAAGGCTATCGACCTCGTCACCAGGGCCACCGAGGAAGACCGCAAGAAGAACTACGAAGAAGCCAGGAAACTGTACGAGCACGGAGTCGAATACTTCCTCCACGCCATCAAATACGAAGCCCAAGGGGACAGAGCCAAGGAGAGCATCAGGGCCAAGTGTCTCCAGTACTTGGACAGGGCCGAGAAACTCAAAGAGCACCTGAAGAAGGATCAACAGAAAAAACCCGTCAAGGAGGGTGGAGATAGTAAAAAGGGTGATAGCGATAGTGACTCTGACGATCCCGAAAAGAAAAAGCTTCAGAGCAAACTAGAAGGGGCTATAATCGTAGAAAAGCCTCACGTTAAATGGAGCGATGTGGCCGGCTTAGAAGGTGCTAAAGAAGCTTTAAAAGAAGCCGTAATTTTACCAATAAAATTTCCTCACCTCTTCACGGGCAAAAGAATCCCCTGGAAGGGCATACTTCTATTCGGTCCTCCCGGTACGGGTAAGTCTTACTTAGCAAAGGCAGTAGCGACCGAGGCTAACAATTCCACCTTTTTCTCAGTGTCTTCTTCCGACCTCGTCTCCAAATGGCTGGGCGAGTCAGAAAAGCTGGTGAAAAACTTGTTCGAACTAGCCCGCCAACACAAACCGAGCATTATATTCATAGACGAAGTCGACTCTTTATGTTCTTCCAGGTCGGACAATGAATCGGAGTCGGCCAGGCGCATCAAAACAGAATTCCTCGTCCAGATGCAAGGCGTAGGCAACGACAATGACGGTATCCTCGTGCTGGGTGCGACGAATATACCTTGGGTTCTAGACGCGGCCATCCGACGAAGATTCGAAAAGCGTATTTACATAGCCCTACCGGAAGAGCATGCTCGGCTCATCATGTTCAAACTGCATCTCGGAAACACTGCACATCAGCTCACGGATCAGGACCTAAAAGTATTAGCCGAAAGATCTGACGGATACTCCGGAGCCGATATCAGTATAGTCGTGCGTGATGCTTTGATGCAGCCAGTAAGGAAAGTCCAAATGGCGACGCACTTTAAAAAGATTACGGGACCGAGTCCGACCGATCATAGCGTCATTGTCGACGATCTCTTCACTCCCTGCTCGCCTGGAGACTCGGAAGCCATCGAGATGACGTGGGTAGACGTGCCCGGGGATAAGTTGTACGAACCTCCAGTGACCATGTCCGATATGCAGAGGTCTCTAGCGACGTCTAAGCCGACTGTGAACGATGAGGATATGGTCAAGTTGGATAAGTTTAAAGAGGACTTCGGTCAGGAAGGTTGA
- the LOC143911204 gene encoding LMBR1 domain-containing protein 2 homolog isoform X2 produces MAATLFITEMISVFLLACCLLWRYGDCYRQHVIVTLAVLTAWYFSFLIIFILPLDISSTVYRNCQQEHNETVHQHIVSNDSTVTTSVPPTPVCLEPWSKMSDDVFPNMWRIVYWTSQCLTWLIMPMMQSYSKAGDFTIKGKLKSALIDNAIYYGSYLFICGVLLIYIALKPGVNLDGMKIKAIASSASNTWGLFLLILLLGYALVEVPRKLWNNSIKGYKLTYCYFKAAKLSSEKCEAEETVDDVLESLQSIHASLASTHPLREPVDRILLRVPTELRGRMERRAAPNAPSPVPSLKALIRLHLKVIKALQMLQRTETQWNILMEKIFHLEDVVTNLRSLDHRFKPTFIKPKNPIVRVIYNPVIEWYWECFFKSYFLKLLAICTAILSISVVWSEVTFFNQSPVLSIFANIVNLAKVKYDYLTIELFSTLMIAYLCFCAYSTVLKIRVFNLYYLAPHHQTNEYSLIFSGMMMCRLTPPMCLNFLSLIQMDSHVISTHVLETQYTQIMGHMDVLSIISDGFNIYFPMLVLLFCIATYFSIGSRLLTMCGFQQFVGDVELTTELVEEGKEIVKREKRKRQRTEESIMRRRDFQGRFGGYNANANDTDYYVTPVYTDHPMPGNNGAQARGVVVSQDSGYQRADDLFGPNLSLEDEINERFGISTRPNPPKTSSSDFDSARSESANRTILPPKNIFDDV; encoded by the exons ATGGCGGCCACACTCTTCATCACGGAGATGATCTCCGTCTTCCTGCTGGCCTGCTGCCTGCTCTGGCGGTACGGCGATTGCTACCGACAGCACGTCATCGTCACGCTCGCCGTGCTCACCGCCTGGTACTTCTCCTTCCTCATCATCTTCATCCTGCCGCTCGACATCAGCTCG ACAGTATACCGAAATTGCCAGCAGGAGCATAATGAAACCGTCCATCAACATATTGTTAGCAATGACTCTACTGTTACGACCAGCGTTCCGCCGACACCCGTCTGCTTGGAGCCGTGGAGCAAGATGTCAGACGACGTCTTCCCGAACATGTGGAGAATCGTATACTGGACGTCCCAATGCTTAACTTG GTTGATAATGCCGATGATGCAGTCGTACAGCAAAGCCGGTGATTTCACCATAAAGGGCAAGCTGAAGTCGGCGCTAATCGACAACGCCATATACTACGGATCCTATTTGTTCATATGCGGAGTCCTACTCATTTATATTGCGCTCAAGCCTGGCGTAAATTTGGACGGGATGAAGATAAAGGCTATAGCCTCGTCGGCCAGTAACACTTGGGGTCTCTTCTTGCTGATCCTGCTGCTGGGGTACGCCCTGGTCGAGGTGCCCCGGAAGCTGTGGAATAATTCAATCAAGGGATACAAGCTAACGTACTGTTACTTCAAGGCGGCCAAGTTGAGTTCTGAGAAGTGCGAGGCTGAAGAGACCGTCGATGACGTCTTGGAA TCTTTGCAGTCCATTCATGCGTCTTTGGCGTCGACTCATCCACTGAGGGAACCCGTAGATAGAATTCTGCTGCGAGTTCCGACTGAATTGAGGGGTCGAATGGAAAGGCGAGCTGCTCCGAATGCGCCATCTCCTGTGCCTTCTCTTAAGGCTTTGATTCGGTTGCATTTGAAG GTGATTAAAGCCTTGCAGATGCTGCAACGCACAGAAACCCAATGGAACATATTGATGGAGAAGATTTTTCATTTGGAGGATGTGGTCACCAATTTGCGGTCACTCGACCATCGTTTCAAGCCCACATTTATAAAACCGAAAAATCCCATTGTACGCGTGATTTACAATCCCGTTATCG AATGGTATTGGGAGTGCTTTTTCAAaagttattttttgaaattgctCGCGATTTGCACAGCAATCTTGTCGATCAGCGTCGTCTGGTCCGAGGTGACGTTCTTCAATCAATCCCCAGTCCTGTCCATATTCGCCAACATTGTCAATTTGGCCAAAGTGAAGTACGACTATTTGACTATTGAATTATTCTCGACGTTGATGATTGCGTACCTCTGTTTCTGCGCTTACTCGACCGTGCTGAAGATCCGAGTGTTCAATCTGTACTATTTGGCGCCGCATCATCAGACCAACGAGTACAGTTTGATATTCTCCGGCATGATGATGTGCCGTCTCACGCCGCCGATGTGCCTGAACTTCCTCAGTCTGATTCAGATGGATTCTCATGTTATATCCACGCACGTGCTGGAAACGCAATACACTCAA ATTATGGGTCATATGGACGTGCTCAGTATTATATCTGAtggatttaatatatattttccgaTGTTGGTGTTGTTGTTTTGTATCGCTACGTACTTTTCCATCGGCAGTAGGCTGTTGACGATGTGCGGCTTTCAGCAGTTTGTCGGCGACGTGGAGTTGACTACTGAGTTGGTCGAAGAAGGGAAGGAAATTGTTAAGAGGG agaAAAGAAAACGGCAAAGGACCGAAGAGTCCATTATGAGGAGACGAGATTTCCAGGGCAGATTTGGTGGTTATAATGCCAATGCCAATGATACAG ACTATTACGTCACGCCCGTTTACACTGACCACCCTATGCCAGGAAACAACGGCGCTCAGGCCAGGGGCGTCGTCGTGAGCCAGGACTCGGGCTATCAGAGAGCCGACGACCTGTTCGGGCCCAACCTCAGCCTGGAGGACGAGATCAACGAGAGGTTCGGCATAAGCACGAGGCCGAACCCGCCCAAGACTTCCTCTTCCGACTTCGACAGCGCAAGATCTGAAAGTGCAAATAGGACAATTCTGCCGCCCAAGAACATATTCGACGACGTTTGA
- the LOC143911204 gene encoding LMBR1 domain-containing protein 2 homolog isoform X1, translating to MAATLFITEMISVFLLACCLLWRYGDCYRQHVIVTLAVLTAWYFSFLIIFILPLDISSTVYRNCQQEHNETVHQHIVSNDSTVTTSVPPTPVCLEPWSKMSDDVFPNMWRIVYWTSQCLTWLIMPMMQSYSKAGDFTIKGKLKSALIDNAIYYGSYLFICGVLLIYIALKPGVNLDGMKIKAIASSASNTWGLFLLILLLGYALVEVPRKLWNNSIKGYKLTYCYFKAAKLSSEKCEAEETVDDVLESLQSIHASLASTHPLREPVDRILLRVPTELRGRMERRAAPNAPSPVPSLKALIRLHLKVIKALQMLQRTETQWNILMEKIFHLEDVVTNLRSLDHRFKPTFIKPKNPIVRVIYNPVIEWYWECFFKSYFLKLLAICTAILSISVVWSEVTFFNQSPVLSIFANIVNLAKVKYDYLTIELFSTLMIAYLCFCAYSTVLKIRVFNLYYLAPHHQTNEYSLIFSGMMMCRLTPPMCLNFLSLIQMDSHVISTHVLETQYTQIMGHMDVLSIISDGFNIYFPMLVLLFCIATYFSIGSRLLTMCGFQQFVGDVELTTELVEEGKEIVKREKRKRQRTEESIMRRRDFQGRFGGYNANANDTARAGLLNTSEQTDYYVTPVYTDHPMPGNNGAQARGVVVSQDSGYQRADDLFGPNLSLEDEINERFGISTRPNPPKTSSSDFDSARSESANRTILPPKNIFDDV from the exons ATGGCGGCCACACTCTTCATCACGGAGATGATCTCCGTCTTCCTGCTGGCCTGCTGCCTGCTCTGGCGGTACGGCGATTGCTACCGACAGCACGTCATCGTCACGCTCGCCGTGCTCACCGCCTGGTACTTCTCCTTCCTCATCATCTTCATCCTGCCGCTCGACATCAGCTCG ACAGTATACCGAAATTGCCAGCAGGAGCATAATGAAACCGTCCATCAACATATTGTTAGCAATGACTCTACTGTTACGACCAGCGTTCCGCCGACACCCGTCTGCTTGGAGCCGTGGAGCAAGATGTCAGACGACGTCTTCCCGAACATGTGGAGAATCGTATACTGGACGTCCCAATGCTTAACTTG GTTGATAATGCCGATGATGCAGTCGTACAGCAAAGCCGGTGATTTCACCATAAAGGGCAAGCTGAAGTCGGCGCTAATCGACAACGCCATATACTACGGATCCTATTTGTTCATATGCGGAGTCCTACTCATTTATATTGCGCTCAAGCCTGGCGTAAATTTGGACGGGATGAAGATAAAGGCTATAGCCTCGTCGGCCAGTAACACTTGGGGTCTCTTCTTGCTGATCCTGCTGCTGGGGTACGCCCTGGTCGAGGTGCCCCGGAAGCTGTGGAATAATTCAATCAAGGGATACAAGCTAACGTACTGTTACTTCAAGGCGGCCAAGTTGAGTTCTGAGAAGTGCGAGGCTGAAGAGACCGTCGATGACGTCTTGGAA TCTTTGCAGTCCATTCATGCGTCTTTGGCGTCGACTCATCCACTGAGGGAACCCGTAGATAGAATTCTGCTGCGAGTTCCGACTGAATTGAGGGGTCGAATGGAAAGGCGAGCTGCTCCGAATGCGCCATCTCCTGTGCCTTCTCTTAAGGCTTTGATTCGGTTGCATTTGAAG GTGATTAAAGCCTTGCAGATGCTGCAACGCACAGAAACCCAATGGAACATATTGATGGAGAAGATTTTTCATTTGGAGGATGTGGTCACCAATTTGCGGTCACTCGACCATCGTTTCAAGCCCACATTTATAAAACCGAAAAATCCCATTGTACGCGTGATTTACAATCCCGTTATCG AATGGTATTGGGAGTGCTTTTTCAAaagttattttttgaaattgctCGCGATTTGCACAGCAATCTTGTCGATCAGCGTCGTCTGGTCCGAGGTGACGTTCTTCAATCAATCCCCAGTCCTGTCCATATTCGCCAACATTGTCAATTTGGCCAAAGTGAAGTACGACTATTTGACTATTGAATTATTCTCGACGTTGATGATTGCGTACCTCTGTTTCTGCGCTTACTCGACCGTGCTGAAGATCCGAGTGTTCAATCTGTACTATTTGGCGCCGCATCATCAGACCAACGAGTACAGTTTGATATTCTCCGGCATGATGATGTGCCGTCTCACGCCGCCGATGTGCCTGAACTTCCTCAGTCTGATTCAGATGGATTCTCATGTTATATCCACGCACGTGCTGGAAACGCAATACACTCAA ATTATGGGTCATATGGACGTGCTCAGTATTATATCTGAtggatttaatatatattttccgaTGTTGGTGTTGTTGTTTTGTATCGCTACGTACTTTTCCATCGGCAGTAGGCTGTTGACGATGTGCGGCTTTCAGCAGTTTGTCGGCGACGTGGAGTTGACTACTGAGTTGGTCGAAGAAGGGAAGGAAATTGTTAAGAGGG agaAAAGAAAACGGCAAAGGACCGAAGAGTCCATTATGAGGAGACGAGATTTCCAGGGCAGATTTGGTGGTTATAATGCCAATGCCAATGATACAG CCCGCGCCGGGCTGCTCAATACGTCTGAACAAACAGACTATTACGTCACGCCCGTTTACACTGACCACCCTATGCCAGGAAACAACGGCGCTCAGGCCAGGGGCGTCGTCGTGAGCCAGGACTCGGGCTATCAGAGAGCCGACGACCTGTTCGGGCCCAACCTCAGCCTGGAGGACGAGATCAACGAGAGGTTCGGCATAAGCACGAGGCCGAACCCGCCCAAGACTTCCTCTTCCGACTTCGACAGCGCAAGATCTGAAAGTGCAAATAGGACAATTCTGCCGCCCAAGAACATATTCGACGACGTTTGA
- the LOC143911204 gene encoding LMBR1 domain-containing protein 2 homolog isoform X3, producing MAATLFITEMISVFLLACCLLWRYGDCYRQHVIVTLAVLTAWYFSFLIIFILPLDISSTVYRNCQQEHNETVHQHIVSNDSTVTTSVPPTPVCLEPWSKMSDDVFPNMWRIVYWTSQCLTWLIMPMMQSYSKAGDFTIKGKLKSALIDNAIYYGSYLFICGVLLIYIALKPGVNLDGMKIKAIASSASNTWGLFLLILLLGYALVEVPRKLWNNSIKGYKLTYCYFKAAKLSSEKCEAEETVDDVLESLQSIHASLASTHPLREPVDRILLRVPTELRGRMERRAAPNAPSPVPSLKALIRLHLKVIKALQMLQRTETQWNILMEKIFHLEDVVTNLRSLDHRFKPTFIKPKNPIVRVIYNPVIEWYWECFFKSYFLKLLAICTAILSISVVWSEVTFFNQSPVLSIFANIVNLAKVKYDYLTIELFSTLMIAYLCFCAYSTVLKIRVFNLYYLAPHHQTNEYSLIFSGMMMCRLTPPMCLNFLSLIQMDSHVISTHVLETQYTQIMGHMDVLSIISDGFNIYFPMLVLLFCIATYFSIGSRLLTMCGFQQFVGDVELTTELVEEGKEIVKREKRKRQRTEESIMRRRDFQGRFGGYNANANDTGNNGAQARGVVVSQDSGYQRADDLFGPNLSLEDEINERFGISTRPNPPKTSSSDFDSARSESANRTILPPKNIFDDV from the exons ATGGCGGCCACACTCTTCATCACGGAGATGATCTCCGTCTTCCTGCTGGCCTGCTGCCTGCTCTGGCGGTACGGCGATTGCTACCGACAGCACGTCATCGTCACGCTCGCCGTGCTCACCGCCTGGTACTTCTCCTTCCTCATCATCTTCATCCTGCCGCTCGACATCAGCTCG ACAGTATACCGAAATTGCCAGCAGGAGCATAATGAAACCGTCCATCAACATATTGTTAGCAATGACTCTACTGTTACGACCAGCGTTCCGCCGACACCCGTCTGCTTGGAGCCGTGGAGCAAGATGTCAGACGACGTCTTCCCGAACATGTGGAGAATCGTATACTGGACGTCCCAATGCTTAACTTG GTTGATAATGCCGATGATGCAGTCGTACAGCAAAGCCGGTGATTTCACCATAAAGGGCAAGCTGAAGTCGGCGCTAATCGACAACGCCATATACTACGGATCCTATTTGTTCATATGCGGAGTCCTACTCATTTATATTGCGCTCAAGCCTGGCGTAAATTTGGACGGGATGAAGATAAAGGCTATAGCCTCGTCGGCCAGTAACACTTGGGGTCTCTTCTTGCTGATCCTGCTGCTGGGGTACGCCCTGGTCGAGGTGCCCCGGAAGCTGTGGAATAATTCAATCAAGGGATACAAGCTAACGTACTGTTACTTCAAGGCGGCCAAGTTGAGTTCTGAGAAGTGCGAGGCTGAAGAGACCGTCGATGACGTCTTGGAA TCTTTGCAGTCCATTCATGCGTCTTTGGCGTCGACTCATCCACTGAGGGAACCCGTAGATAGAATTCTGCTGCGAGTTCCGACTGAATTGAGGGGTCGAATGGAAAGGCGAGCTGCTCCGAATGCGCCATCTCCTGTGCCTTCTCTTAAGGCTTTGATTCGGTTGCATTTGAAG GTGATTAAAGCCTTGCAGATGCTGCAACGCACAGAAACCCAATGGAACATATTGATGGAGAAGATTTTTCATTTGGAGGATGTGGTCACCAATTTGCGGTCACTCGACCATCGTTTCAAGCCCACATTTATAAAACCGAAAAATCCCATTGTACGCGTGATTTACAATCCCGTTATCG AATGGTATTGGGAGTGCTTTTTCAAaagttattttttgaaattgctCGCGATTTGCACAGCAATCTTGTCGATCAGCGTCGTCTGGTCCGAGGTGACGTTCTTCAATCAATCCCCAGTCCTGTCCATATTCGCCAACATTGTCAATTTGGCCAAAGTGAAGTACGACTATTTGACTATTGAATTATTCTCGACGTTGATGATTGCGTACCTCTGTTTCTGCGCTTACTCGACCGTGCTGAAGATCCGAGTGTTCAATCTGTACTATTTGGCGCCGCATCATCAGACCAACGAGTACAGTTTGATATTCTCCGGCATGATGATGTGCCGTCTCACGCCGCCGATGTGCCTGAACTTCCTCAGTCTGATTCAGATGGATTCTCATGTTATATCCACGCACGTGCTGGAAACGCAATACACTCAA ATTATGGGTCATATGGACGTGCTCAGTATTATATCTGAtggatttaatatatattttccgaTGTTGGTGTTGTTGTTTTGTATCGCTACGTACTTTTCCATCGGCAGTAGGCTGTTGACGATGTGCGGCTTTCAGCAGTTTGTCGGCGACGTGGAGTTGACTACTGAGTTGGTCGAAGAAGGGAAGGAAATTGTTAAGAGGG agaAAAGAAAACGGCAAAGGACCGAAGAGTCCATTATGAGGAGACGAGATTTCCAGGGCAGATTTGGTGGTTATAATGCCAATGCCAATGATACAG GAAACAACGGCGCTCAGGCCAGGGGCGTCGTCGTGAGCCAGGACTCGGGCTATCAGAGAGCCGACGACCTGTTCGGGCCCAACCTCAGCCTGGAGGACGAGATCAACGAGAGGTTCGGCATAAGCACGAGGCCGAACCCGCCCAAGACTTCCTCTTCCGACTTCGACAGCGCAAGATCTGAAAGTGCAAATAGGACAATTCTGCCGCCCAAGAACATATTCGACGACGTTTGA